The Deltaproteobacteria bacterium genomic sequence CACGCTGAAGTTATCATCCAGAAACCAGGTAAGCTATTTGAAGGCCTGACGGACACAGATGGTGAATCCGTCCTTAATGTCTGGATGAGTCACGGCGATAAAGTTACAGAAATACCCGACGGTTTTGAGATCTTAGCAAATACCGCCAGTGCACCCGTAGCAGCAGTTCAGCATGTGGAAAAGCCTATCTACGGCTTACAGTTTCACCCCGAGGTAACACATACCGCGCAGGGTTCAGAAATCCTTCGTCGTTTCGCGATTAACATTTGCGAATGTTCTGGCTCGTGGACACCACAAAATATCATCGAGGACATTGTTGCGCGTCTCAAAGAGGACTTAGGCGAGGACGAGGTTCTGCTGGGGCTTTCGGGTGGTGTAGATTCATCGGTTACGGCAGCACTTCTGCACGAGGCAATTGGTGACCGTCTAACATGCGTTTTTGTGGACAACGGCTTGCTCCGTTTAAACGAAGGCGACCAAGTTATGAAAACTTTCGCTGCAAATATGGGCGTAAAGGTCATTCGTGTCGATGCCGAAGATTTGTTTATGAATGCGTTGGCGGGCGAGTCTGATCCGGAAGCAAAACGCAAGATTATCGGGCGAACTTTCGTTGAGGTTTTCGAGGAAGAGTCTAACAAGCTGCCTAAAGTGAAGTGGCTTGGTCAGGGTACGATTTATCCGGATGTTATTGAGTCTGCAGGCTCAAAGACCGGAAAAGCTCACGTCATCAAGTCTCACCACAACGTGGGCGGTTTGCCGGAGCACATGAAATTGAAGCTGGTTGAACCTCTACGAGAGCTCTTCAAAGACGAAGTGCGAACCATCGGTATCGAAATGGGTCTTCCACGTAAAATGCTGATGCGCCATCCTTTTCCAGGGCCGGGCCTCGGCGTCCGCATTTTGGGCGAAGTCAAAAAAGAATTTGCCGATACCCTTCGAGAAGCAGATGCCATCTTCATGGAGGAACTCGAACGCTCGGGCTATTATGAGAAGGTCTCGCAGGCTTTTGCGGTTTTTCTGCCGGTGAAGTCGGTTGGAGTTACTGGCGATGGTCGCCGCTACGAATATGTCATTGCTTTGCGAGCAGTTGAGACGGTCGACTTCATGACCGCCCGATGGGCACATCTCCCTTATGAACTTCTTGGAACACTGTCGAACCGCATCATTAACGAGAATGAGCGGGTTTCGCGCGTAGTTTACGATATTTCGGGTAAGCCTCCGGCGACGATTGAGTGGGAATAGAGTGATTTACATTCCGGTGCTGGCCCCGGCGTCGGTATGCCAATTTGATGTCGAGTTTAAAACCATTTATCACTGTAGCGACGACAGATTTTGCATTTCGGGATGCGAGTCGCGCGCGGTCTGATACCGATTTGTGGACGAAACTGCAGGAATGCAGACAGCTGAACGCGCAGCACAGTTTGAACTTCGTTATGGTTGAGCGAGCGTTAAACCTTTGTTTAATCCCCAAAAAGACATGACTAATTTAGAGAATCGAATGGAATGTACCCGAATCCTGTAAGTGATGGAGTCGGTTGGTTTGAATTTTATTGGGAAACAACGTTGGTTTTCAGATCTTCTAAGTCGCTGAATTCGTTCGTTTATAACCATCCAAAACGACTTTTAGCACTAATTGTCACCGCTCCGCGGGTTTGTCGAGCCCCTAAGGCATTGTTTTTATTAGAGATGTCTGAGCCAGCATTAGGGTTCTAGTTGATTCCTGCGACAGTCAACGCTTGAAATTAAATGATCTGTGGGATGGATTAGTCACCGAATTTCCGTGAGTTATTGACCCGAATCGGGTTAAATAAAATCCATCGAATCAGTGTCAAAGTTAACGCCGGCGCATCGAATACCTGCAGGAGGTACAAGGTTATGACTTCACAGCAAATAAAACGAGTACTAACAATTTTAACTGTAAGCCTGATGGCTGCGGTGTCTTGGGCAGGGGATGACGACGTCGTTCAGTCTGTTGGGCACGGGCAGGTCCACTGGGGCGATAACACCGTGACGGCAACTGGTAGCGGTGCGCCAAGCCTCAAGGCTGCAAATGTAGCCGTGGCACGATTGGGCGCTGAGAGGGCTGCCAAGATGGATGCCTTCCGCAATATATTGGAGACGGTCAAAGGCGTACGGCTTTCTTCTGGTCAATCCGTATCAGCGATGATGGACACCTCGCCGCAGCTGAAAAGCCGCGTAGAAGGCGTGTTGCGTAGCTTTAAAGTTGTCGACACCCGTTATTACTCTGATGGTGGGGTTGATGTAGTGGTTCAGGCACCGCTGACTGGCGTTATTCTTGATGCTCTCTTACCAAAGGCGGGCAGTTCGGAAGATAAAGCTGCAGTTGCTGTATCCGAGCACACGGGGTTAGTGGTCAATGCAAGGGGCCTTGCGCTCACGCCGGCCATCTCACCGCGACTGGTTGACGAGGACGGAAACGTTATCTACTCGGCTGCTTTTGTGAATCGCGACGCTGCGTTGCAACGAGGCATTGCCACATACCATAAGAGTGTTGATGCGGCGACTAAGTCAAAGCGAGTAGCGACCAAACCGGTACTTGTAAAAGCAGTGAAGCTGGCAGCACCCGGTAGTTCCGATTTGGTTATTTCTGCCGCTGACCTAGCTAAAGTCGCTTCTGCCAAGAATGCCTTGCAACAAGGCCGCATCGTTATCGTTGTTGATTAAAATCGATCCTATAGGCTTCCTGGGAGGCACCAATGTTCCAAGATAGAAAATATTCGTTAATGGCGGCCATCACGGCCACGTTCTTCTTGTTGACCGGCATAGTCAATGCGGAGGACGCCGTGAAGGTTGAAGCCGTTGGCCAAGCAGCGATTTATGGCAAGGATGTCGCGCAGGCCCGTGATAAAGCAATTGATGATGCACGCAGAAAAGCTGTGGAGCAGGCCATTGGTTCAATGGTCTCGAGCGAGACAGTCACAGAGAATTTCCAGTTAATCTCCGATAAGATTCTTAGTAAGTCCAGCGGTTATGTTCGGCGATACAAGATCTTGAGCGAGGGCTCCTCAGAAGAAGGGCTCTACCAAGTTAGTATTGAAGCCATGGTGCAGAAGGGTGTTTTAAATAACGACCTCCAGGGTGTGCTGGCGATTTTAAAAGCCAAGAAGATGCCGCGTGTCTTGGTCATGATTACTGAGCAAAACATTGGCGGCGCACCGTCTTCATGGTGGTCCAACCCAGGTGCATCCGTAAGTATGGATGTTGCAGAAAACACATTCATTGATTTATGGCGCCCTAAAGGCGTTAAGTTTGTTGAACGACAAGTGCTCGACGGCAAGATAAGAGTAAGTGCTGGTATCACCAGCGACACAAAGAACGATATCGCTAAGGAGTTTGGCGCGATGTCTGGCGCGGAACTCGTCGTTATTGGAAAGGCCATTGCGACCAAGTCAACCACGATCCCATTGAAGACAAGCGTGCCTATGTACAGCGTGAATGCACAAGCTTCGATTCGTATTCTCAATGTGGACAACGGTAGTATTTTGGCAACTGCCACAATTGCCGCGGCTGGACAGCATATCAACGAAATCACTGCAGGGCACATCGCCCTTAAGAATGTCGCGAAGAAGGCAGGCGATGAGTTGCTAACGAAGGTCTTAGCGACTTGGCAATCTGAGATCTCTGGCCCTGCGACCATCTCGCTGCGTCTAACAGGCGTCAACAAGAGCAAGTTCCTACGTCAGATTGCGACATTTCTTCGCAACCAGGTGCGTGGTGTTGCTGAGGTCCGACAACGCTCATACAAAGCAAAAGCGGCAAACCTCGAGATTGAGATGAACGGTTCGGCCCAGGATCTAGCCGAGGAATTGGAAGAAAAAACGTTTCCTCGTTTCAATGTTGAAATTTCTGAGATTACGGCAAACCGCGTCGTGGCTAACCTCATTCCAAAGAAGTAGGGTAATCTATGAACCTGGTGAATCAAAAATTGCGAACCGCGTTCTTCCCGGCGTTCCTAGTTTGCTTGAGCGTCAGTGCCGGCTTGTTTTTCCAACACAAGCCAGCAGAGGCAAAGGTTCCTGTCATTGGTGAGGTTACGTATCTCAGAGGTGAGAGCTTTAGAGCTTCAGCTGGCAGTAGTAACTGGTTGCCCTTAAAAGTGGATATGAAGTTGCACGAGGGAGACCGACTGCAAACGAAGAAGTCTGCTCGAATTGAAGCAAGGCTGACAGACGGTTCTGTTGTGCGACTTGGGCAAAACACCCAGTTAAGCCTGCAAAAAGTTGTTACAAACCAAAAGGGTCAACGAAAGTCGGTTAAGGCTAAACTCCTGCTTGGTAAAATTTGGGCAAGCGTGAAAAAGGCAGTCGGGGCCGAGACGGAGTTCTCTGTGACCACGGACCATGCGGTTGCTGGTGTGCGAGGAACACGGTTTGAAACCGTTGCCTCGAAAACAGGTACCTCGGTAAAGGTTTACTCAGGAGCAGTCCTGGTTTCGAACAAGCCAATCTATGCGATTAAAGGACACACAAAGAAAAAACGTGTCCAAGTAGCTGGGCCGCAGCTCGTCTCCAAGAAGAAGTGGAAAGAGTTAATTACCGGTGCCATGCAGGTTGTTAAGGTTTCCTCTTCGGGAGCCATGCAGGCGCCAGCAGCGTTTACGATGGCTGATAAATCTCAGGGAGACTGGGAAGCATGGAATGCTGAGCGCGATGCGCAGGCAGGCATTCACGAGTAGCACGCGACTCACGCGGCTTCCTTTATTCCATTTCGATACTCTCTTATGTGACGATGGACGGTTGAACGGTGCACCCCAAGGGCTCGTGCTGTTTTCTGAATGTCCTGCTCTTGTTCAAAAAATACCCTTACGACGTCATCGGGCATCACTCGAGATGCTTGCTCGCCGTTCAATAGGTGTTTCAAATTGAAAATGTCGGTTGGTCTCTCGGGGTAGATAACCGAAGCCTTCCAGAAAAGATTACGAAGCTCGCGAACATTCCCCGACCATGGCTGAATCCTCAACCATTGCAGGACGTCTGGTGAGAGCTGGCTTCCTGGGCAATATCTTTCTACAAATGCTTTTGCTAGCGTTTCGATATCTTCTGGTCGCTCTCTTAAGGATGGAACGCTTAGTTGGACCACGCAGAGTCTGTAATATAAATCTTGCCGAAATCTGCCAGCGCTAACCTCGGCGTCAAGGCTCTTATGCGAGGCGACGATAAGCCTTGGCCTTGCAATGACGGGTTCGCTCGCTCCCAGGGGGTGTATGAAGCCGGTTTCGATGGCTCTTAAGAGCTCTGCTTGGACCGATAAGGACATTTCTGCAATTTCATCAAGAAAGAGGGTGCCTTTGTGGGCAGCACTGAAGAGTCCTTGGCGATTGTAGCTTGCATCGGTGAACGCGCCGGCAACGTGACCGAAAAGTTCACTGCGCGCTAGCTGCGGGGTGAAGCATGATGCATTCGCGGTAATCAGTGCACCATCGACTCGGCTATGCCGATGAATTGCGTTTGCGACGAGTTCTTTGCCCACTCCCGACTCTCCCGTAATGACAACAGGCGCATTGGAAGGCGCCACTTTTGAAATGAGTTGTTCAAGATTCTGCATGGCAGTAGACTCTAGCTTGGTGCCCGGTTGAGTTTGCTCGTGGGCAGTTGCTGCGACCTTTACGACTGTGTTGCCCATAGTCACGGTATCTCCTCTGATAAGTTTCGTGGTACTTATGCGTGCACCGCGAGAATCATAGCTTCCGTTACTGGTTGCGAGATCAAAATATAGAATAGACTTTTCCGTTGGGTACAGGAGCGCGTGCAGGCCCGATACCGTTGCCGACTGTACCCTGATCCCGCAGAGTGATTTGCGGCCAATGACGAGCGGTTTCGAGAATTCGTGGTGCGTATGGTCTATTGAGAGCACACAGGGCTGATCGATGGGGTTAACCAATTGAACAAGTTCGACCTCGGTGGAGTCATGCATCATGACGCAAGGGCCGCTCCAGGAAACCTTAACCTTACTAAATCCGGCCGCATCTCGGTACGGACCACGAAGACCGCGGGCACCCAGAACCCACCATTCCTCTCGCCGAGTGGCGATAATCCACTGCGCACCAGGCTCCATCATCATTTCGTCCGGAATAGGTATGATACCCGGAACGGAACATCGTTTGGCTATTTCTTGCTCATTGACTCGACACGTAATCTCAAAAATCATGTAATCCCCCAAGTGGTTTGGTTGTGGCAGCTTAAAAGGCAATTCATATGCCAGCTCGAAGTACCTAGAATAATGTAGGATTCGGGGTTCATGTGTCGCGGCTTCTCAAATTACGACACGGCTTGTCCCAAGTTGACCAGGACAACCCTGTGAGGCGAGGTTGGCAGGAGCGCTAAGAGCCGTAAGCAGTTGTCTAAATAACCTGCAATAATTTTGACCATCTCGGTCAAGCGACTAAGAATGGAGGCACTTAAGCGAGGGATACCAATGCGAGACGCACGTAAAATTAAAGAACGCAACGAGACAGGCAATTCACCAAAGCTGGGGATGGTCGCTGTCTTTGGTGTCGTGACGGCATTGGTCTCGTATAATGTCGGCTTGCAGAGCGGCTTGGCTCGCAACGCGGAGAACTCCGAAGCGAAACCGGAATCAGCTCAGCCACTTGCGGCGATCGATACGGCACAGAAAAAGCACGACGCCATGCAGTTTTATACTCGCTTAACTCAGCAAGAAATCCCCGCTCCCGCTCCAGCAGCTCCAGCCGAGCCGGCACAAGCGGTAAAGCCAGATCACGCAGAGCCCAATAAAGTCGAAACGGCAAAAGATGCAATTGCTCGTATCGTAGAACCAGAGCCCAAGGCGGCCCATGAACCACAACCTAAAGCCGAGCAGCGCCATCAGGCCTTCGCGGCAGGCGATTACACGGTGCAGGTTAGCGCGTTTCAAACGTCGGAAGAGGCCGAGGCCTACAAAGCTTCTTTGACCCGCAAGGGATACGACCCTTACGTCATTCCTGCAGAAATCGCAGGCAAGGGAGTTTGGTATCGAGTTCGAGTCGGGCGCTATGAGACCAAGACCAAAGCTAACGCGGCGAAAGCTCAATTGGCAATGGTTAACATCCCATCATTTGTTGTTGAAGCGAACTAGCTAGGCTTACTCAGCCGCAGGCGCAGCTTCCTCAGCGGCAGGCTCAGCAGGCGCGGCGGCTTCACCTTCACCTTCAGCCGCAGGGGCATCGGTTGCACCTTCGGCGGGAGCTTCGGCAGCAGGAGACGCTGCGGCTGGTGCACTCTTGTCTTGCTCCCAAAGGTCAACAACACCGTCAGCATCTTTATCGACGCCAATACGAGCTACAGAACCATTTTCAAAGTATTCCCAGGTATCGAC encodes the following:
- a CDS encoding FecR domain-containing protein, which gives rise to MNLVNQKLRTAFFPAFLVCLSVSAGLFFQHKPAEAKVPVIGEVTYLRGESFRASAGSSNWLPLKVDMKLHEGDRLQTKKSARIEARLTDGSVVRLGQNTQLSLQKVVTNQKGQRKSVKAKLLLGKIWASVKKAVGAETEFSVTTDHAVAGVRGTRFETVASKTGTSVKVYSGAVLVSNKPIYAIKGHTKKKRVQVAGPQLVSKKKWKELITGAMQVVKVSSSGAMQAPAAFTMADKSQGDWEAWNAERDAQAGIHE
- a CDS encoding SPOR domain-containing protein — encoded protein: MRDARKIKERNETGNSPKLGMVAVFGVVTALVSYNVGLQSGLARNAENSEAKPESAQPLAAIDTAQKKHDAMQFYTRLTQQEIPAPAPAAPAEPAQAVKPDHAEPNKVETAKDAIARIVEPEPKAAHEPQPKAEQRHQAFAAGDYTVQVSAFQTSEEAEAYKASLTRKGYDPYVIPAEIAGKGVWYRVRVGRYETKTKANAAKAQLAMVNIPSFVVEAN
- the guaA gene encoding glutamine-hydrolyzing GMP synthase: MAQERILILDFGSQYTQLIARRIREAGVYSEIYAWDVDPAYIKEFAPKGIILSGGPESVTEEGSPRAPDLVFELDVPVLGICYGLQTTAVQHGGKVEPSELREFGHAEVIIQKPGKLFEGLTDTDGESVLNVWMSHGDKVTEIPDGFEILANTASAPVAAVQHVEKPIYGLQFHPEVTHTAQGSEILRRFAINICECSGSWTPQNIIEDIVARLKEDLGEDEVLLGLSGGVDSSVTAALLHEAIGDRLTCVFVDNGLLRLNEGDQVMKTFAANMGVKVIRVDAEDLFMNALAGESDPEAKRKIIGRTFVEVFEEESNKLPKVKWLGQGTIYPDVIESAGSKTGKAHVIKSHHNVGGLPEHMKLKLVEPLRELFKDEVRTIGIEMGLPRKMLMRHPFPGPGLGVRILGEVKKEFADTLREADAIFMEELERSGYYEKVSQAFAVFLPVKSVGVTGDGRRYEYVIALRAVETVDFMTARWAHLPYELLGTLSNRIINENERVSRVVYDISGKPPATIEWE
- a CDS encoding sigma 54-interacting transcriptional regulator → MIFEITCRVNEQEIAKRCSVPGIIPIPDEMMMEPGAQWIIATRREEWWVLGARGLRGPYRDAAGFSKVKVSWSGPCVMMHDSTEVELVQLVNPIDQPCVLSIDHTHHEFSKPLVIGRKSLCGIRVQSATVSGLHALLYPTEKSILYFDLATSNGSYDSRGARISTTKLIRGDTVTMGNTVVKVAATAHEQTQPGTKLESTAMQNLEQLISKVAPSNAPVVITGESGVGKELVANAIHRHSRVDGALITANASCFTPQLARSELFGHVAGAFTDASYNRQGLFSAAHKGTLFLDEIAEMSLSVQAELLRAIETGFIHPLGASEPVIARPRLIVASHKSLDAEVSAGRFRQDLYYRLCVVQLSVPSLRERPEDIETLAKAFVERYCPGSQLSPDVLQWLRIQPWSGNVRELRNLFWKASVIYPERPTDIFNLKHLLNGEQASRVMPDDVVRVFFEQEQDIQKTARALGVHRSTVHRHIREYRNGIKEAA